One genomic window of Enoplosus armatus isolate fEnoArm2 chromosome 19, fEnoArm2.hap1, whole genome shotgun sequence includes the following:
- the mycn gene encoding N-myc protein, protein MPAIISKNSDLEFDSLQPCFYPDEDDFYFCGPDSAPPGEDIWKKFELLPTPPLSPSRAALPGEPATASPEADILGFGLGDPLDWASELLLLPEDDIWGASDDGDLFGSALDTNPDSIIIQDCMWSGFSAREKLERVVTEKLGKAISTATGGGRNVCVKAPEVVSRSSVSECVDPTVVFPFPVHKKNGSRDSPGTVNTSTTHASSPSDSEEEDEDDDDDEEDEEEDEEEEDEEEEEDEEEIDVVTVEKRRSTINKASPMATGTVTISVHPKSQDARGMASGSGVVSRFVSRAPQELILKRSSVHQQQHNYAAPSPYASDDDPAPPPKKQKTSDAPRPPTRTISSSSSSSSTSCSSFTSTSGARSKRSASGDSSPRGSSDSEDSERRRNHNILERQRRNDLRSSFLTLRDHVPELAHNEKAAKVLILKKATDYVSSLETEEMRLQQEKDRLQARRQQLMRRLEQARTR, encoded by the exons ATGCCGGCGATCATCAGTAAAAACTCCGATTTGGAGTTTGACTCCTTACAACCGTGTTTCTACCCGGATGAGGACGACTTCTACTTCTGTGGTCCCGACTCTGCGCCACCGGGGGAGGACATCTGGAAGAAATTCGAGTTGTTGCCCACTCCGCCCCTCTCCCCGAGCCGCGCTGCGCTACCGGGGGAGCCGGCGACTGCCTCCCCAGAAGCAGACATTCTGGGCTTCGGTTTAGGGGACCCACTGGACTGGGCTTCCGAGCTTCTGCTCCTGCCCGAGGACGATATCTGGGGGGCGTCCGACGATGGGGACCTGTTCGGCTCCGCTTTGGATACTAACCCCGACAGCATCATTATCCAGGACTGTATGTGGAGTGGCTTCTCCGCCAGGGAAAAGCTGGAGCGGGTGGTCACGGAGAAACTCGGCAAGGCTATTTCCACGGCCACAGGAGGCGGCAGGAACGTGTGCGTCAAGGCGCCGGAGGTGGTGAGCCGCAGCTCGGTGTCAGAGTGTGTGGACCCCACAGTTGTCTTCCCTTTCCCGGTCCACAAGAAGAACGGCAGCAGGGACTCACCCGGGACCGTTAACACATCGACAACCCACGCGAGCTCTCCCAGTGACTCCG aagaggaagatgaagatgacgatgacgatgaagaagatgaggaggaagacgaagaggaggaggatgaggaggaggaagaagacgaggaggagattGATGTGGTTACAGTAGAGAAGAGGCGCTCCACAATCAACAAGGCATCACCCATGGCGACAGGCACCGTCACCATCTCTGTGCATCCCAAGAGCCAAGACGCGAGAGGGATGGCCTCAGGGTCCGGTGTGGTGAGTCGGTTCGTCAGCCGAGCTCCTCAGGAGCTGATCCTGAAGAGGAGCTCGGTCcaccagcagcaacacaacTACGCAGCCCCCTCGCCGTACGCTTCAGACGACGACCCTGCCCCACCTCCAAAGAAGCAGAAGACATCAGACGCCCCTCGACCTCCCACCAGaaccatctcttcatcctcctcatcttcctccacatCCTGCAGCTCATTCACCAGCACGTCAGGGGCCCGCAGCAAGCGCAGTGCCAGCGGAGACAGCAGCCCACGCGGCAGCTCCGACTCAGAGGACAGCGAGCGCCGGCGTAACCACAACATCCTGGAGCGCCAGCGCCGCAACGACCTGCGCTCCAGCTTCCTGACGCTGCGCGACCACGTGCCAGAGCTGGCGCACAACGAGAAGGCGGCTAAGGTGCTGATCCTGAAGAAGGCAACCGACTATGTGAGCTCGCTGGAGACGGAGGAGATGAGGCTCCAGCAGGAGAAGGACAGGCTCCAGGCCCGCAGGCAGCAGCTGATGCGCAGGCTGGAGCAGGCTAGGACTCGCTAA